From the Dehalobacter sp. genome, one window contains:
- a CDS encoding KTSC domain-containing protein: MNWIPVVSSNLSAVAYEPSTQTLYIRFRSSGSYAYFNVPESIYRGLMNAPSHGEYHAAHIKNHYRYRKL; the protein is encoded by the coding sequence ATGAATTGGATACCGGTTGTTTCGTCCAACTTATCTGCTGTTGCATATGAACCATCGACTCAAACATTGTACATTAGGTTTCGCAGCAGCGGGTCATACGCTTATTTCAATGTCCCTGAAAGTATTTATAGAGGCCTTATGAACGCCCCATCACACGGGGAATATCATGCAGCACATATAAAAAATCACTACCGTTATCGAAAGCTTTAA
- a CDS encoding response regulator — protein MSAIKVMVVDDSLFSRTLIVEILRDSGLEVVGEADSYDSLIETYDRCKPDIVTMDIVMPDMDGFECSRALFVKDPNPA, from the coding sequence GTGAGTGCAATAAAAGTAATGGTCGTTGACGACTCTCTGTTTTCAAGAACACTCATTGTGGAAATACTTCGCGACAGCGGCTTGGAAGTTGTCGGCGAAGCCGATTCCTACGACAGCTTAATCGAAACATATGACAGGTGCAAACCCGATATCGTAACTATGGATATTGTTATGCCGGATATGGACGGATTTGAGTGCAGCCGTGCCCTTTTTGTAAAAGACCCCAATCCCGCTTGA
- a CDS encoding BC1881 family protein produces MKNISTLDLTNELMGRNGVESISVEVYEEVRIISNKTEKIVQGPAIILINQD; encoded by the coding sequence ATGAAAAATATTAGTACATTGGATTTGACAAATGAACTGATGGGCAGAAATGGAGTCGAGAGCATTTCTGTTGAGGTATACGAAGAAGTTCGAATAATAAGTAATAAGACTGAAAAAATTGTTCAAGGGCCCGCTATTATCCTGATTAACCAGGATTAA